In the Sarcophilus harrisii chromosome 3, mSarHar1.11, whole genome shotgun sequence genome, one interval contains:
- the LOC100918197 gene encoding olfactory receptor 52A1-like yields MRIYNNSFVDPPTVTLVGIPGLEHLHFWIGFPFCLLCLVALLGNVLLLIIIPTERSLHQPMYIFLAVLAATDLGLCAAIAPKMLAIFWFHACTMAFDACLTQLFFIHALQGMESGILLAMAFDRYVAICDPLRHSAILTPTILSRMILVVSVRAVVLVGLLPLLIRRLHFFHTTVIAHSYCEHMAVVKLAAENIQVNKSVGLFVAFTILGFDMIFVLVSYTLIIWTVFHLPQKKARLKALNTCTAHIFVFLEFYVLAFFSFLSHRFGHLTPYTHILLSTIYLLVPPALNPIVYGVKTKEIRVKVLRIFTKKDISLQ; encoded by the coding sequence ATGAGAATTTACAATAACTCATTTGTGGACCCACCAACAGTGACTCTGGTTGGAATTCCTGGACTTGAACATCTACACTTCTGGATTGGATTCCCTTTTTGCCTCCTTTGCTTAGTAGCCCTCCTGGGAAATGTCCTCCTATTGATTATTATCCCAACAGAGCGCAGTCTTCACCAGCCCATGTACATCTTCCTGGCTGTGTTAGCTGCAACTGACCTCGGTCTGTGTGCTGCCATCGCCCCCAAGATGCTGGCCATCTTCTGGTTTCATGCCTGCACCATGGCCTTTGATGCCTGCCTCACTCAGCTATTCTTTATTCATGCCCTACAAGGGATGGAGTCAGGCATCTTGCTGGCCATGGCCTTTGACCGCTATGTGGCAATTTGTGATCCTCTTAGACATTCAGCCATTCTTACACCAACTATCCTGAGTCGGATGATATTGGTAGTATCAGTGAGAGCTGTTGTATTGGTTGGTTTACTGCCCCTTCTGATCAGACGTTTGCACTTCTTCCATACAACTGTCATAGCCCATTCTTACTGTGAGCACATGGCTGTGGTCAAATTGGCCGCTGAGAACATTCAGGTCAATAAGTCTGTTGGATTGTTTGTAGCATTTACCATTCTGGGTTTTGACATGATCTTTGTCCTTGTTTCCTATACTCTAATTATATGGACAGTTTTCCACCTTCCCCAGAAGAAAGCTCGGTTGAAGGCACTTAATACCTGCACAGCCCATATTTTTGTCTTCCTTGAATTTTATgtccttgctttcttttcttttcttagccATCGCTTTGGCCACTTGACACCATATACTCACATTCTTTTGTCCACTATTTACCTCCTTGTACCTCCTGCCCTTAACCCCATTGTTTAtggagtaaaaacaaaagaaatccgAGTCAAGGTGCTAAGAATATTTACTAAAAAAGACATTTCCCTTCAGTAA